In Papaver somniferum cultivar HN1 chromosome 1, ASM357369v1, whole genome shotgun sequence, a genomic segment contains:
- the LOC113355395 gene encoding uncharacterized protein LOC113355395 has translation MEDYLQWSHPFVVPPDDVQVPPQKHPPVPTPAPPPPTIAQLNKTVGLLRRRLGKLRKQLCCKYDEGAGLSNEEVKEVVENLDKIEETDPTARDLFGEIRKKPAQKKQKTN, from the exons ATGGAAGATTACctgcaatggtcacatccttttgtcgtccccccggatgacgtccaagttccaccccagaaacaccctcccgttccaactcccgcACCGCCACCACCTACGatcgcccaacttaataagaccgttggattgcta cggcgtcggcttggaaagttgaggaagcagttatgttgcaagtacgatgaaggagcggggctatccaatgaagaagtgaaggaagtcgtggagaatcttgataaaattgaagaaaccgatCCTACTGCAAGGGATTTGTTCGGTGAAATTAGGAAGAAACCGgcacaaaagaagcaaaagaccaattga